One genomic region from Sulfurimonas sp. encodes:
- a CDS encoding peptidase domain-containing ABC transporter, translated as MFANQFSGPVLRLVNLWNEFQQTLLSVDRIGDILNTPTEQTNDKAITLPRIEGSVKFDNIGFSYSPDMPNVINGVSAEFKAGQSIGLVGRSGSGKSTITKLIQRLYIPNSGTIYIDGVDIRHMNPKWLRNNIGVVLQENYLFSGTIQDNISLSRPDAPMEQIIQAAKMAGAHEFISELPEGYDTQVGERGGALSGGQKQRVAIARALIINPRILIFDEATSALDYESEKIIQDNMNTIKDGRTMFIVAHRLTTVKKCDIILVLDRGSIVERGTHDELMELKGYYHRLYTQQD; from the coding sequence ATGTTTGCAAATCAGTTTAGCGGACCGGTGCTGCGTCTGGTAAATCTCTGGAATGAGTTCCAGCAAACACTTCTTTCAGTTGATAGAATAGGTGATATTCTAAATACTCCGACAGAGCAGACGAACGATAAAGCGATTACACTACCAAGAATTGAAGGAAGTGTAAAGTTTGATAATATAGGCTTCTCATATTCACCAGATATGCCTAATGTCATCAATGGGGTAAGTGCTGAGTTTAAAGCCGGACAGAGTATAGGTTTAGTTGGAAGAAGTGGTAGTGGCAAGAGTACAATTACTAAACTGATTCAAAGACTCTATATCCCAAATAGCGGAACTATATATATTGATGGGGTAGATATTAGACATATGAACCCTAAATGGCTTCGTAATAATATAGGTGTTGTTCTGCAAGAGAACTATCTATTTAGTGGAACTATTCAAGATAACATATCTCTTTCTCGTCCAGATGCTCCAATGGAACAAATCATTCAAGCTGCTAAAATGGCAGGAGCACATGAGTTTATATCAGAATTGCCAGAGGGGTATGATACTCAAGTGGGAGAGAGAGGTGGAGCACTCTCTGGGGGTCAGAAACAAAGAGTTGCTATCGCAAGAGCCCTTATTATAAATCCGAGAATCTTGATATTTGACGAGGCAACATCAGCACTAGATTATGAATCTGAAAAGATTATTCAGGATAATATGAATACAATTAAAGATGGAAGAACAATGTTTATAGTGGCACATAGATTAACAACAGTTAAGAAGTGTGACATTATTTTAGTGCTAGATAGAGGTAGTATAGTTGAGAGAGGAACACATGATGAGCTCATGGAACTCAAAGGCTATTATCATAGACTTTATACACAACAGGATTAA
- a CDS encoding nucleotidyltransferase family protein encodes MINRDEILNILKNNIKKYDIVELGLFGSVARNQASSNSDVDICIKTKTPDMFALVHIKDELQKLFSNSIDIVRIRERMNPYLKSRIEKESIYL; translated from the coding sequence ATGATTAATCGTGATGAAATACTGAATATACTTAAAAACAATATCAAAAAATATGATATTGTGGAACTTGGTTTATTTGGGTCAGTTGCTAGAAATCAAGCTTCTTCAAATAGTGATGTTGATATTTGTATTAAAACAAAAACTCCTGATATGTTTGCTCTAGTGCATATTAAAGATGAACTCCAAAAACTTTTTTCTAATTCTATAGATATAGTAAGGATAAGAGAGAGAATGAACCCTTATTTAAAAAGTAGAATTGAGAAAGAATCAATATATTTATAA
- a CDS encoding response regulator — MHLKKYKNYYNDNSSHYDIVLSDIQMPNLNGVELTSKLYNINPSQLLIILSAHDDSKYLMPLINLGIEQFIKKPIDYQELLRALLNSSKKIISNSTQQVRTTSNKLYFSESIFFDKANSSLFNNSQMIYLTKI; from the coding sequence TTGCACTTAAAAAAATATAAAAATTATTATAATGACAACTCTAGCCACTATGATATAGTTTTAAGTGATATTCAAATGCCTAATCTGAATGGAGTTGAATTAACATCAAAACTTTATAATATAAATCCATCTCAACTTCTTATAATTTTGTCTGCTCATGATGATTCAAAATATCTAATGCCACTTATAAATTTAGGTATTGAACAATTTATAAAAAAACCAATAGACTACCAAGAACTACTTAGAGCATTACTTAATAGTTCTAAAAAGATTATATCCAACTCAACTCAACAAGTCCGCACCACATCAAATAAACTTTATTTCAGTGAAAGCATCTTTTTTGATAAGGCTAATAGTTCTCTTTTTAATAATTCCCAGATGATTTACTTGACAAAAATATGA
- a CDS encoding biotin/lipoyl-binding protein, which produces MISKLLVKEGELVHKGQVLVEIDPSVTETNLKSKEKNLELLEIETTRLMALIENKKFIPPSICKDSAVLATQVLIYKTSKLGYEQQHLLIEKTDFTNTATNRISIY; this is translated from the coding sequence GTGATAAGTAAGCTTTTAGTAAAAGAGGGGGAGTTAGTTCATAAAGGACAAGTTTTAGTTGAAATAGATCCATCAGTAACTGAGACAAATTTAAAGTCTAAAGAAAAAAATCTAGAGTTATTAGAAATAGAGACAACACGATTAATGGCTCTTATTGAGAATAAAAAATTTATTCCTCCTTCAATATGCAAAGATTCAGCTGTTCTAGCAACCCAAGTACTTATTTATAAGACAAGTAAACTAGGATATGAACAACAACATTTGTTGATTGAAAAAACAGATTTTACAAATACAGCAACAAATAGAATCAGTATATACTGA
- a CDS encoding calcium-binding protein, which produces MSNINKDSLSFTRTSDDLQITVIDEGIITIKNYFINTQAGVESLQTAQGDINLSRDVINDVTSGWWCSSFIVRDTQDNLISGTESSDYIRGNSGDDIIFGNSRYDYISGRDGNDLLVGGSERDYLFGGRGDDNLYGDSGNDRLFGGRGNDALIGATGNDRLYGGKGDDLLFGGDGNDILEGETGSDTYYFNIGDGQDTIDDYSKKDSTDVDKIIFGKDITLENISMTRDKYDLILQVNESDSIKVKYWFGSDNRNKIEQIEFADHTTLSIDDVKSMIVLEGTDGNNTLKGLDSLDDIIYAFGGKDRLYGYEGDDFLSGGSGKTNSTVLRVMILL; this is translated from the coding sequence ATGAGTAATATCAATAAAGATTCTCTCAGCTTTACTCGAACCTCAGATGATTTGCAAATCACTGTTATAGATGAAGGAATAATTACTATAAAGAATTACTTCATTAATACACAAGCAGGTGTTGAATCTCTTCAAACGGCACAAGGAGATATCAACCTATCAAGAGATGTCATAAATGATGTAACAAGTGGATGGTGGTGTAGTAGCTTTATAGTAAGAGATACACAAGATAATCTTATCAGTGGAACTGAGTCTAGTGATTACATAAGAGGTAATAGCGGAGATGACATAATCTTTGGTAACTCTAGATATGACTATATCTCAGGTAGAGATGGTAATGACCTTCTTGTTGGTGGAAGTGAAAGAGATTATCTCTTTGGTGGTAGAGGTGATGATAATCTCTATGGTGACTCAGGTAATGACCGTCTATTTGGTGGTAGAGGTAATGATGCTCTAATCGGTGCTACAGGTAATGATAGACTATATGGCGGTAAAGGTGATGACCTTCTCTTTGGTGGAGACGGTAATGATATCTTAGAAGGTGAAACAGGAAGTGATACTTACTACTTCAATATAGGTGATGGTCAAGATACTATAGATGATTACTCTAAAAAAGATAGCACAGATGTAGATAAAATTATCTTTGGTAAAGATATAACTCTAGAAAACATAAGTATGACAAGAGATAAATATGACTTAATTCTTCAAGTAAATGAGAGTGATTCTATAAAAGTTAAATATTGGTTTGGAAGTGATAATAGAAATAAGATAGAACAAATAGAGTTTGCAGATCATACAACACTTTCAATTGATGATGTAAAATCTATGATTGTACTAGAAGGAACAGATGGTAATAATACTCTTAAAGGTTTAGATAGCTTAGATGACATAATATATGCATTTGGAGGAAAAGACAGACTTTATGGATATGAAGGAGATGACTTCTTAAGTGGTGGTTCAGGTAAGACAAACTCTACGGTGCTCAGGGTGATGATACTCTTGTAG
- a CDS encoding ABC transporter transmembrane domain-containing protein: MSIIQVNEEKKEILVFDTTSKEPYIMSNEECENISSGRTIVLKHKMLSQQVKFGFGWFYAQMLNYKKIIGEVLIASFILQLFGLVTPLFTQVILDKVLVHRSMTTLDVLAVAFVAVALFDFIINLIRNYMFVHTTSKIDAKLGAKLFKHLLDLPIAYFEKTKSRKYNR; encoded by the coding sequence ATGAGTATTATACAAGTTAACGAAGAGAAAAAAGAGATTTTAGTATTTGATACAACTTCTAAAGAGCCATATATTATGAGTAATGAGGAGTGTGAAAACATTAGTAGCGGGAGAACTATAGTCTTAAAACATAAGATGCTCTCTCAGCAAGTAAAATTTGGATTTGGCTGGTTTTATGCCCAGATGCTTAACTATAAAAAGATTATAGGCGAGGTACTGATAGCTTCTTTTATTTTACAACTTTTTGGACTGGTCACTCCACTCTTTACACAAGTTATTTTAGATAAGGTTTTAGTTCACAGATCAATGACTACTCTAGATGTGTTAGCTGTAGCATTTGTTGCAGTGGCTTTATTTGATTTTATAATTAATCTTATACGAAACTATATGTTTGTTCATACTACATCTAAGATAGACGCCAAGTTAGGAGCTAAACTTTTTAAGCATCTTTTAGATTTGCCTATTGCTTACTTTGAAAAAACGAAAAGTCGGAAATATAATCGCTAG
- a CDS encoding TolC family protein, producing the protein MEYLKIYTLFSLLLSPSLWAESISLQELLNYTTENSVILKIKQTDVLIESKNVQSAEAAYYPSLNVSYNAEYNQAQDGIPFGSESVGGVTITNGTRYQSSLAFQLNHDLYHFGTTSMRVDIASSELDIKKMEWCSQEKQLHQQILQYYASACKRTTEIDYRTKMLDLRKKLYDMKSRLYRAGKYSKVDLGDEAIYIMTIQRDIENISMQYQEDIIRLSQLSHKNLNKDVTLLPLNIHLENSSIEVYDKTTEGVILNKKISQKKDEISLQFVSNFHQLDFIVVITITAHIQQSMIIQLHI; encoded by the coding sequence TTGGAATACTTAAAAATATATACTCTCTTCTCTCTACTTCTTAGCCCATCTTTATGGGCTGAGTCTATAAGTCTACAAGAGCTATTAAATTATACGACAGAGAATTCAGTTATCTTGAAAATAAAACAAACAGATGTTTTGATTGAATCAAAGAATGTTCAAAGTGCAGAGGCTGCTTATTATCCAAGTTTGAATGTCTCTTACAATGCTGAATATAATCAAGCACAAGATGGTATTCCTTTTGGTAGTGAGTCTGTTGGAGGAGTTACTATCACTAATGGGACTAGATACCAAAGTTCTTTAGCTTTTCAGCTAAATCATGACCTATATCACTTTGGAACAACTAGTATGAGAGTTGATATAGCATCTAGTGAGTTAGATATAAAAAAGATGGAGTGGTGTTCGCAAGAGAAGCAACTTCATCAGCAGATTCTTCAGTATTACGCTAGTGCATGTAAAAGAACTACAGAGATAGACTACAGAACCAAGATGCTAGACCTGCGTAAGAAGTTATATGATATGAAATCAAGGTTATACAGAGCTGGTAAATACTCCAAAGTTGATTTAGGAGATGAAGCTATATATATCATGACTATTCAAAGAGATATTGAAAATATATCAATGCAGTACCAAGAAGATATTATAAGACTATCTCAGTTAAGTCATAAAAATCTTAACAAAGATGTAACACTTCTTCCTCTTAATATACATTTAGAAAATAGTTCTATTGAAGTATATGACAAAACTACAGAAGGTGTAATATTAAATAAGAAGATATCTCAGAAAAAAGATGAAATTTCCTTACAATTCGTGAGCAACTTCCATCAGTTGGATTTTATAGTAGTTATTACTATTACGGCTCACATCCAACAGAGTATGATTATACAATTACACATATAA
- a CDS encoding metallophosphoesterase yields MNDINNNGIWVIGDVHGESDKLISLANKLPKNANICLTGDLVDRGDNSSKVIELVLNKNWLSVLGNHELMMLKSMNEDSDNILWQQYGGNKTLISYEELSDEVWASHIEYLSSLPYFLYFEFDGYKPLVVSHSYIHHVWINKDHPYCEYDGHDILWRHMYDKKLFQADKELQNNIFNVFGHSPVKEPLITETLAMIDTGATYINNKDLGRLSAIHYPSLDVVSIYE; encoded by the coding sequence ATGAATGATATTAACAATAATGGTATATGGGTTATAGGTGATGTTCATGGAGAGTCTGATAAATTAATCTCTCTAGCAAATAAACTTCCAAAAAATGCTAATATTTGTCTTACTGGTGATCTCGTAGATCGAGGAGACAACTCTTCTAAAGTAATCGAATTAGTTTTAAATAAAAATTGGCTCAGTGTACTCGGAAATCATGAGCTTATGATGCTTAAATCTATGAATGAAGATAGTGACAATATTTTATGGCAACAATATGGTGGTAACAAAACACTAATATCATACGAAGAGCTAAGTGACGAAGTTTGGGCTTCACATATTGAGTACTTAAGTTCACTTCCATACTTTTTATATTTCGAATTTGATGGTTATAAGCCCTTAGTTGTGTCACACTCCTATATTCATCATGTTTGGATTAATAAAGATCATCCATACTGCGAATATGATGGACACGATATACTATGGCGACACATGTATGATAAAAAGCTATTTCAAGCAGATAAAGAGCTTCAAAACAATATTTTTAATGTGTTCGGTCATTCTCCAGTAAAAGAGCCTTTAATAACTGAAACACTTGCTATGATTGATACTGGAGCCACTTATATTAATAACAAAGACTTAGGACGATTGAGTGCTATTCATTACCCTAGTTTGGACGTTGTGAGTATTTATGAATAA
- a CDS encoding nucleotidyltransferase family protein, whose translation MTKNIILNYLKNKKEELHKKYGIVSLGLYGSYARDEATDKSDIDIFYERDSNFELDSGLEFMNINKQLADDLHVSKVDFVSLAFMNPIIKHYAKKDFIYV comes from the coding sequence ATGACTAAAAATATTATTCTAAATTATTTAAAAAACAAAAAAGAAGAACTACATAAAAAATATGGAATTGTGTCTTTGGGCTTATATGGAAGTTATGCTAGAGATGAAGCGACTGATAAAAGTGACATAGATATATTTTATGAAAGAGATAGTAATTTTGAACTAGATAGTGGGCTTGAATTTATGAATATTAATAAGCAACTTGCAGATGATTTGCATGTGTCGAAAGTTGATTTTGTTTCTCTTGCATTTATGAACCCTATTATAAAGCACTATGCAAAAAAAGACTTTATATATGTATAG
- a CDS encoding DUF6765 family protein produces the protein MQKDFHHTVTYVLSRLAGFEHNDSNTIAYSAQYVDDATNSGTVQFKNGAMYSRISSAHGTYDLHHHVNQHENHLVWVPFHFLPGNDGKTSEEATTGKFINKLVCRPDSPVAREMLDMCVRDAYKNYALHRLGITMHVYADTFAHKGFAGKIHEVNKVYDLKLENEDLSYLDEKKSKGLTERFPMGHGAALECPDKPYLRWSYKNALGEIISRDNTEDFMHAVNTLHAELCRYRYELDDSIDVPALLDEDLKQIESNFKTFTDPKGDNRHEMWIESIAKGEFSFGEQELSYVAKGEGSWKYDAIEQKSFFDSFNDRFNYRDSFLDSDWKLFHDALQEHRLTIIHDVLPKYGICVS, from the coding sequence ATGCAAAAAGATTTTCACCATACCGTAACATATGTGCTTTCAAGACTTGCAGGATTTGAGCATAATGACTCTAATACAATAGCATACTCTGCCCAATATGTAGATGATGCAACAAATTCGGGAACGGTACAATTTAAGAATGGAGCAATGTATTCTCGTATTAGCTCAGCTCATGGAACATATGATTTGCATCATCATGTTAATCAACATGAAAATCACCTAGTTTGGGTTCCTTTTCATTTTTTACCTGGTAATGACGGAAAAACATCCGAAGAAGCTACAACGGGCAAATTTATAAACAAATTAGTTTGCAGACCAGATAGCCCTGTAGCTAGAGAAATGTTAGATATGTGTGTAAGAGATGCATATAAGAATTATGCACTACATAGACTAGGAATTACAATGCATGTATATGCAGATACTTTTGCACACAAAGGATTTGCTGGAAAAATTCATGAAGTAAATAAAGTATATGACCTAAAGTTAGAAAATGAAGATTTGTCTTATCTAGATGAGAAAAAATCTAAAGGATTAACAGAGAGATTTCCTATGGGGCATGGAGCAGCTTTAGAGTGTCCTGATAAACCGTACTTAAGATGGTCTTATAAAAATGCTTTAGGAGAGATAATATCAAGGGATAATACAGAAGATTTTATGCATGCTGTTAATACCTTACATGCTGAATTATGTCGATACCGATATGAATTAGATGATTCAATTGATGTACCTGCATTACTAGATGAAGACTTGAAGCAAATTGAATCTAACTTTAAAACCTTTACTGATCCAAAGGGTGATAATAGACATGAAATGTGGATAGAATCAATTGCAAAGGGTGAATTTAGTTTTGGTGAGCAAGAGTTATCATATGTTGCCAAGGGTGAAGGTTCATGGAAATATGATGCAATTGAGCAGAAATCATTTTTTGATAGTTTTAATGATAGATTTAATTATCGGGATAGTTTTTTAGATAGTGATTGGAAATTATTTCACGATGCTTTACAAGAGCATAGACTTACAATCATTCATGATGTATTGCCAAAATATGGCATTTGTGTTTCATAA
- a CDS encoding Ig-like domain-containing protein, translating to MSFIVKYFVEGGAGEFIGQQRFNSNGEKIGEEEILCDQFGDDVEYFLEEKATFNTIQKSITFDDGSNIEIYIANDKVLAQRYDVNLNKVDFIQSEVIINQVPIVIEAESNVLLQDVREQSGDIGATDEDGDTLTYTVSTDVQHGTLSIDENGTWTYNVEGTYMGEDTAIITVDDGNGGSVTKTLNFDSKVSTPTLSDSTNELLEDNSSNGIFNVVNPVGGVLTYEVVNQTTNGAFSVESDGTYNYNPSQDYNGTDAVTIKVTNQYGLSTTSTLTFDIEAVNDAPTVQSIDTTNLLEDSILITGQINANDVDNNSVLSYTAATIAGFTLNDDGSYSFDASNEAYQHLADGALETVTIPVTITDEHSASVTTDIVFEITGTNDKPLIADITAINTAEDASLVTGNITSTDVDDNSTATYSITDSVAGFILNIDGSYSFNPADEAYQSLAKDEIQEITIAVTVTDDKDATDTKDLVIRVVGTNDAPTVLNANESFTLQNIRNIDGQVEASDIDGDTLNYSVLTDAQNGIVTVDENGNWHYKADASFNGNDTLLS from the coding sequence GTGAGTTTTATTGTTAAGTATTTTGTAGAGGGTGGAGCTGGAGAATTTATTGGACAACAAAGATTCAATTCAAATGGGGAAAAGATTGGAGAGGAAGAAATTTTATGCGATCAGTTCGGAGATGATGTTGAATATTTTTTAGAAGAAAAAGCTACTTTTAATACAATTCAAAAATCAATTACTTTTGATGATGGAAGTAATATAGAAATATATATTGCTAATGATAAAGTTTTAGCTCAAAGATATGATGTTAATCTCAATAAAGTAGATTTTATTCAATCAGAGGTCATTATTAATCAAGTTCCTATAGTAATAGAAGCAGAATCTAATGTACTTCTTCAAGATGTAAGAGAGCAAAGTGGAGATATTGGTGCTACAGATGAAGATGGAGATACTCTTACTTATACAGTATCAACAGATGTACAACACGGAACTCTTAGCATAGATGAGAATGGCACTTGGACATATAATGTTGAAGGTACTTATATGGGAGAAGACACAGCAATCATTACAGTAGATGATGGCAATGGTGGAAGTGTTACTAAAACATTAAACTTTGACTCTAAAGTATCAACTCCAACACTCTCAGATTCTACAAATGAATTACTAGAAGATAACAGTTCAAATGGAATATTTAATGTAGTTAATCCAGTTGGAGGAGTACTTACTTATGAAGTAGTAAACCAAACAACAAATGGAGCATTTAGTGTTGAATCTGATGGCACATACAACTACAACCCAAGCCAAGACTACAACGGTACAGATGCAGTAACAATCAAAGTTACAAATCAGTATGGCTTAAGTACAACAAGTACACTGACATTTGATATAGAAGCAGTAAATGACGCACCAACAGTACAAAGCATAGATACAACTAATCTACTAGAAGACAGCATATTAATCACTGGTCAAATCAATGCGAATGATGTAGATAATAATTCTGTACTTAGTTATACAGCAGCAACAATTGCAGGCTTTACACTAAATGATGATGGAAGCTATAGCTTTGACGCAAGTAATGAAGCATATCAACACTTAGCAGATGGTGCACTAGAAACAGTTACAATCCCAGTAACAATCACAGATGAGCATAGTGCTTCTGTAACAACAGATATAGTATTTGAAATTACAGGCACAAATGATAAACCTCTGATAGCAGATATTACAGCTATAAACACAGCTGAAGATGCAAGCCTAGTTACAGGAAATATCACATCAACAGATGTAGATGATAATTCAACAGCTACTTATAGCATTACAGATTCAGTAGCAGGATTTATATTAAACATTGATGGAAGCTACAGTTTTAACCCAGCAGATGAAGCATATCAATCACTTGCAAAAGATGAAATCCAAGAGATTACAATTGCTGTAACAGTTACAGATGATAAAGATGCAACAGATACTAAAGATTTAGTTATTAGAGTTGTTGGTACTAACGATGCACCAACAGTACTAAATGCAAACGAATCATTCACACTTCAAAACATCCGTAACATAGATGGACAAGTAGAGGCAAGTGATATAGATGGAGATACTCTAAACTATAGTGTATTAACAGATGCACAAAACGGAATAGTAACCGTGGATGAAAACGGTAACTGGCACTATAAAGCAGATGCTTCTTTTAACGGTAATGACACGCTACTATCTTAG
- a CDS encoding TolC family protein encodes MREQLPSVGFYSSYYYYGSHPTEYDYTITHINKKSWNVGLALKYNIFEGFKHSSHEQRLKLELHRLKQELEDARHNYAYDQNQKRQE; translated from the coding sequence ATTCGTGAGCAACTTCCATCAGTTGGATTTTATAGTAGTTATTACTATTACGGCTCACATCCAACAGAGTATGATTATACAATTACACATATAAATAAAAAGAGTTGGAATGTTGGACTTGCGCTAAAGTACAATATTTTTGAAGGTTTTAAACACAGTTCACATGAACAAAGGTTGAAGCTAGAACTACATAGGTTAAAACAAGAACTAGAAGATGCTAGGCATAATTATGCTTATGATCAAAATCAAAAACGACAAGAATAG
- the thiS gene encoding sulfur carrier protein ThiS, translating to MNIIINGEIKQFDENITLNRVLQELSLEGKVMAAAVNMDIVKQSEWNTYILQNSDKLELLDFVGGG from the coding sequence ATGAATATAATTATAAATGGTGAAATAAAACAATTTGATGAAAATATAACTTTAAACAGAGTATTGCAAGAGTTGTCTTTAGAAGGTAAGGTAATGGCTGCCGCTGTAAATATGGATATTGTAAAGCAGAGTGAATGGAACACATATATTCTTCAAAATTCTGATAAGTTAGAATTACTTGATTTTGTTGGTGGTGGTTGA
- a CDS encoding calcium-binding protein — MKRGDLLIQYGDNDTIKVKDQDSTRNQIELIELSDGNYLTNDDIDLVIQQINSYGQDNGMHHINNNDIQNNADLMNIVSSAWNT, encoded by the coding sequence ATGAAAAGAGGAGACCTCCTTATCCAATACGGTGACAATGATACTATAAAAGTTAAAGACCAAGATAGTACAAGAAACCAAATAGAACTAATAGAACTTTCAGATGGTAACTACCTTACAAATGATGATATAGACTTAGTTATCCAACAGATAAACTCTTATGGTCAGGACAATGGAATGCACCATATAAACAACAATGATATTCAAAACAATGCTGACCTTATGAATATAGTGAGTAGTGCTTGGAATACTTAA
- the acpS gene encoding holo-ACP synthase, producing the protein MIGIDLIKISRMSRLIERFGEKALLRFLSPLEIMLVKNPKTASGFWAAKEATSKALGVGIGKDCSFEDITIYKTDKGAPKLKLSEKLNTNFHIKDISLSITHDGDYAIAVVAIELHIT; encoded by the coding sequence ATGATTGGTATAGACCTTATAAAAATCTCTCGAATGAGTCGCTTAATTGAGAGATTTGGAGAGAAGGCACTTCTTAGATTTCTTTCTCCACTAGAAATAATGCTCGTTAAAAATCCTAAAACAGCATCTGGATTTTGGGCAGCCAAAGAAGCCACTTCTAAAGCTCTTGGAGTGGGTATAGGAAAAGATTGCTCTTTTGAAGATATAACCATATACAAAACCGATAAAGGTGCTCCAAAACTAAAACTATCTGAAAAATTAAACACAAACTTTCATATTAAAGATATATCTTTATCTATAACTCACGATGGTGATTATGCTATCGCAGTTGTTGCAATAGAACTTCATATTACTTAA
- a CDS encoding DUF86 domain-containing protein → MLECIEKTWIYTKSFSNPSDLIWSNEQIELNATISLFIAIGEESKKIEQSLKESVKCDFSWNDIAGIRDKISHDYRGVDADILWIVIHKDLKKLKNCISRNGR, encoded by the coding sequence ATGCTTGAATGTATTGAAAAAACTTGGATTTACACCAAAAGCTTTAGTAATCCTAGTGACTTAATATGGTCAAATGAACAAATCGAATTAAATGCTACTATTTCACTTTTTATAGCTATTGGGGAAGAGTCAAAAAAAATTGAACAATCACTAAAAGAGTCAGTTAAATGTGATTTTTCATGGAATGATATAGCAGGAATACGAGATAAAATCTCACATGATTACAGAGGTGTTGACGCAGATATTTTATGGATTGTGATACATAAAGATTTAAAAAAGTTAAAAAACTGCATTAGTAGAAATGGTAGATAA
- the mobC gene encoding plasmid mobilization relaxosome protein MobC, whose translation MNKNDYQKTYKQGYKQINKFVTFPVKNIFYEELRKRSFLHDLSVNAYAKTIVTNFLSTERILVFTKEETEYINQYIRISRGIATNINQIAHKTNIGEYIDTNILLNSLQRLEVEFKKFISKN comes from the coding sequence ATGAATAAAAATGATTATCAAAAGACTTATAAACAAGGTTACAAACAGATAAATAAATTTGTAACCTTTCCAGTAAAAAATATCTTCTATGAAGAACTGCGTAAAAGAAGCTTTTTGCATGATTTAAGCGTAAATGCTTATGCAAAAACTATAGTAACAAACTTTCTTAGTACAGAGAGAATATTAGTTTTTACTAAAGAAGAAACAGAGTATATAAATCAATATATTAGAATCTCTAGAGGTATAGCTACAAACATAAACCAAATAGCTCATAAAACCAATATTGGAGAATATATTGATACAAATATTCTTCTAAATTCTCTTCAACGACTTGAAGTTGAGTTTAAAAAGTTTATTTCTAAAAACTAA